The following proteins are co-located in the Brevibacillus laterosporus DSM 25 genome:
- a CDS encoding DUF418 domain-containing protein: MIFEIQVILSNWIKYFQMGPVERLWRPLTYGEKPPFNKSPSH, translated from the coding sequence GTGATATTTGAAATACAAGTAATCCTCAGTAATTGGATCAAATACTTTCAGATGGGGCCGGTTGAGAGGTTGTGGCGTCCTCTCACATATGGGGAAAAGCCCCCATTTAACAAGTCCCCATCTCATTAA